A DNA window from Impatiens glandulifera chromosome 7, dImpGla2.1, whole genome shotgun sequence contains the following coding sequences:
- the LOC124945550 gene encoding 60S ribosomal protein L15-1, with protein MGAYTYISELWRKKQSDVMSFMLRVRCWEYRQLPSIVRVTHPTRPDKARRLGYKAKQGYVVYRVRVRRGGRKRPVPKGIVYGKPVNQGITQLKFQRSKRSVAEERAGRKLAGLRVLNSYWTNEDSTYKYFEVILVDPAHSAIRNDPRINWVCNPVHKHRELRGLTSAGKQNRGLRGKGHRNHKMRPSRRATWKRNNTLSLRRYR; from the exons ATGG GTGCTTACACTTATATATCGGAGCTATGGAGGAAGAAACAATCCGATGTTATGAGTTTTATGTTGAGGGTTAGGTGTTGGGAGTATCGTCAGCTCCCTTCTATTGTTCGTGTTACTCATCCTACTCGACCTGATAAGGCTCGCCGTCTTGGTTACAAGGCTAAGCAG GGATATGTTGTGTATCGTGTCCGTGTGAGGCGTGGTGGAAGAAAGAGGCCAGTTCCTAAGGGTATTGTTTATGGTAAGCCTGTAAACCAGGGTATTACTCAGCTGAAATTCCAACGCAGCAAAAGGTCTGTTGCTGAAGAACGTGCTGGAAGGAAGCTAGCTGGTCTTAGGGTTCTTAACTCTTACTGGACTAATGAG GATTCAACATACAAGTATTTTGAGGTTATTTTGGTTGATCCTGCTCATTCTGCTATCCGTAATGATCCTAGGATCAACTGGGTATGCAATCCTGTTCATAAGCATAGAGAGCTTAGAGGATTGACTTCAGCTGGGAAGCAAAACAGAGGATTGAGAGGAAAGGGACATCGCAACCACAAGATGAGGCCTTCAAGGAGGGCAACATGGAAGAGAAACAACACTCTTTCTCTTCGTCGTTATCGTTGA